The genomic interval CTGATACCTCAGAATATTGATTATACGTAAGACGGTGAACCTAACGCACATATCGATTTCGTGCAGCGCCTGGTGGCTGAATCGATCGCCTCGATCACCTTCGATCGCAGACGGCGAATCCGCTCACGCGCTCTGCAGTCCCGGCGGTCGGAAGAACAACCCGTCGAGCAGCGCGGGGAGGGCGATGGCGACGCCGCCGAGCACGGCGGTCTCGAAGGAGAGATCGAAGAGGGTGGCGACACAAAGCGCGATCAGGAACGCCAGCGGAATCGCGCCGAGCAAGCAATCGTACCGATCGATCGTCGACACGAAGTCGGCGAGTCGGGAGCGCCAGCGATCAGCGATATCTCTCTGTACCATCGTTTCTCACCTCCAGTACGCCATTACGACGGCCGCGCACTAAAAACTGAGGGAAACGAACGTCACAAATCGATCCTCAGAACCCCTCCGGGTATTTCGTCGCGTTTCCGTGGGGCCGATCCCTGACTCACCGACACCTCGACGCGGCGACGTTCGACCGACTCACTCGGCGGGTCGCTCCGCCGCCAGGCCGTCCTCGCGACTCTCCCCCGGTTCGCGGGTGATCTCGAGGAAGGCGTCCTCCAGACTGCGGGCGTCGCCGGTCTCGACGCGAGACGTCAGCGTCTCGGGATCGCCCTCGGCGACGAGTTCGCCGTCGTGGAGGACGCCGATCCGGTCGGCGAGATCGTCGACGACGGGGAGGATGTGCGTCGAGAGGAAGATCGTCATCTCCCGATCGGCGAGGTCGGCGATGGTGTTTCGCATCGTCCGCGCGGCGCGGGGATCGAGCCCGCTGGTCGGTTCGTCGAGGAAGGCGACGGCTGGCTCGTGGAGAACGGCCTGAATGACGCCGACCTTCTGGCGCATCCCCTTCGAGTAGTCCTCGATGCGCTTGTCGGCGTCGTCGAGCAGGTCGAACCGCTGGAGTAGCGAGTCGATGCGCTCGTCGGCCTCGGCCTCGGGGACGTCCCGCAGTCCGGCGGCGTACTCGAGCTGTTCGCGGCCGGTGAGTTCGTCGTAGACCGGCGGCTCCTCGGGGAGGTAACCGATGTGCGGGGTGACCGATTCCCGGTCGTCGATCGAGCGGCCGGCGACGCGGGCCGTTCCCGAAGTCGGCGTCGTGAGCGACGTCAGCATCCGCATCGTGGTCGTCTTGCCCGCCCCGTTGGGGCCGAGAAAGCCGTAGACCGTCCCTCGCTCGACGGCCATCGTCACCTCCGAGACGGCGGTCGTCTCGCCGTAGCGTTTCGTCAGACCGTCAGTCTCGATAGCGGGGGCGTCGGCAGGGCACATACGATTCCTTCTCGTCGAATATAATTAAAGGTGCGTCATCTCTTGCAGCAGGTTACCCCGGTTTGCAATCCCGCCCGTCACCGGGCGAATCGGGCCGATCGACCGAATTAGGGGGAGTGACAGAAATGCAAAGGGTTTACTGCCAGCGCGATGCGGTTCCGACCATGCGTTTCGCCCTCCCCCGTTCGTCACGACCCGCGCGAGGTGATCGCTGATGGCGGTCGCGTCGGCGACCGTCGCGACGCTGGAACTTCGCCGGACGATTCGAGCGGTCGCCGGTAACCGAACGAGACTGCTCATGATGGTGGCCGTCGCCCTGTTCGCGCTCGGGCCGATCACGGCCGTCGGCGTGCTCCTCCTCCCGACGCTCGGCGAGGAGGTCGCCGCCGGAGCGATCAGTGCGGACGCCGCCGCGACGGTCACCGAGTACGTCACCGGCGGCGTCGCGGTCGTGTGGCTGTTCCTCGTCTTCATGGTCGTCACGCGGACGATCACGACCGTCGCGGACGTCGACGAACCGGCCTTCCTGCTGCTGTCGACGTCGACCCGGAACGCCGTCGTCGGCGTCGTCGCCGCCGAGGCCGCGCTCTTCGCGATCTTTCTGCTCCCGGTCACGGTCGTGCTCGCCGTCGCGTTCGCGTCCGGTGCGGGCACGGCGCTCCCGGTGCTCGTCGCCCCGCTGCTGGTCGTCCTCCTGCTCGTGACCGCCGTCCCCGTCGGCTTCCTCGTCGGCGTCTGGGCCCGCCATCTGCTCACCGTCTACGAACCGATCGCCCGGTACCGAACGCTGCTGTTCGCCGCGTTCTGGATCGCCTACTTCGGCGCGATCACGACCGGCGGGTTCGATACGGTCATGAGCGCGCTGTTCACCCAACTGCAGGCCAGTCCGCTCGGCTGGCCGGGTCACCTGCTC from Natrinema salifodinae carries:
- a CDS encoding ABC transporter ATP-binding protein, which encodes MCPADAPAIETDGLTKRYGETTAVSEVTMAVERGTVYGFLGPNGAGKTTTMRMLTSLTTPTSGTARVAGRSIDDRESVTPHIGYLPEEPPVYDELTGREQLEYAAGLRDVPEAEADERIDSLLQRFDLLDDADKRIEDYSKGMRQKVGVIQAVLHEPAVAFLDEPTSGLDPRAARTMRNTIADLADREMTIFLSTHILPVVDDLADRIGVLHDGELVAEGDPETLTSRVETGDARSLEDAFLEITREPGESREDGLAAERPAE